The genomic region GCCGCGCCGGTCCGGCCGGCCGGTGGGGTGGCCGGATCGGGCGATGCGCCCACCGCCCGGTGCGGGGGCGCCGAGCGTCCGCGAGCCCCGCGCGACGGCGCCGGGCGTCCCGCGCGCGGGCCCGCCCGGGCAGGGTGCGGCCGGGGCGGACAGGCCCGTTCCGGCCGGTGCGGTGGCCGCATCGGGCGCCCCTGCGCGGACGGTCACGGTTCCCGTTCGTCGCCGTGGCCGTCCAGGCAGCGGGTGAGCCAGTCGGCCGCCGCGGTGAACTCGCGGTCCGACTCCTGCGAGCGCACGGACGGCGCCAGACCGTCGGCCCGCGGATAGGACCCGAGGAAGCGCACCTTCGGGCAGATCCGGTACAGCCCCATCAGGGCCTCGCCGACCCGGCGGTCGCTGGCATGACCCTCCGCGTCGAGGGAGAAGCAGTACTGGCCGAGGCCCTCGCCGGTGGGGCGGGACTCGATCCGCATCAGGTTGACCCCGCGCACGGCCCACTGCTGGAGCAGCTCCAGCAGCGCGCCGGGGTGGTTCTCGGCCAGCCATGCCACCGCGGACGTCTTGTCCGCCCGGGTGGGCGCGGCGATGCGGCCGGGACGGCCGAGCAGGACGAAGCGGGTCGTGGCGTCGGCGGCGTCGTTGATGTCCGTCACCAGCGCCTCCAGGCCGTAGAGGCGGCCGGCGAACTCCCCGGCGAAGGCGCAGTCGAAGCGCCCGTCGCGGACCAGGCGCGCCCCTTCGGCGTTGGACGCGGCCGACTCCCACTCGGCGTGCGGCAGGTTCGCCGCGAGCCAGCGGCGCACCTGGGCCTGGGCGACCGGATGGCCGGTGACCGTCTTGACGTCCTCCAGGGTGGTGCCCGGCCGCACGAGCAGGGCGAAGCTGATCGGCAGCAGCACCTCGCGGTAGATCATCAGGGGGCTGCCGGTGGCGAGCTCGTCGAGGGTGGTGGTCACGGCGCCCTCGACGGAGTTCTCGATCGGCACCAGCGCGCCGGCCGCGTCGCCGCTGCGTACCGCGTCCAGCGCCGCCGTCACGGAGGCGGAGGGAACCAGCTCGCCGGTCGCCGCCTCCGGCAGCGTCTGGAGCGCGGCCTCGCTGAAGGTCCCCTCGGGGCCGAGGTAGGTGTAGCGGGCCTGGGCAGGCAAGTCAGACCTCCTGGGACCGGATCGGGCAGCACCCGTCGTCGGGCGCTGCGTGGAAGGTCGGATGCTGCGTGGCTGGCAGGGATGCGCCTGGCAGGGATGCGCCTGGCAGGGATGCGGCTGGCAGGGATGCGGCTGGCAGGGATGCGCAGCGGACGGGGGTCAGAGGTGGCGCAGCAGCGCGGTGGGGTCCTCGACGGCGTCGGCGACGAAGCGCAGGAACGCCCCGGCGGTCGCGCCGTCGCACACCCGGTGGTCGAAGGTGAACGACAGCTGCACGACGCTGCGTACGGCCAGCGCGCCGTCCACCGCCCACGGACGGGGGACGATCCGGCCGACCCCGAGCATCGCCACCTGCGGGTGAGCGATGATCGGCGTGGACCCGTCGACGCCGAAGACGCCGTAGTTGTTCAGCGTGAACGTGCCGCCCGTCAGCTCGGCCGGGGTGAGCCGGCCCCCGCGGGCGGCCGCGGTCAGCCGGGTGAGCTCGGCGGACAGCCGAGCCGTCGTCATGTCCTCGGCGTGGTGCACCACGGGCACGGCCAGCCCGCGCGGGGTCTGCGCGGCGAACCCCAGATGGACGCCGCCGTGGCGACGCACGCCGGTGGCGCGGCCGTCGGAGTCGGTGACGACGGACGAGTTCAGCTCGGGCGCGCGCAGCAGCGCCGCGACGCAGACGCGGGCGAGGAGCGCGAGCAGCCCGATCCGCGGTTCGGCGCCGCCGGCGTTGAGGGTGTCGCGGGCGGCGAGCAGGCCGGTGGCGTCGGCGTCGACCCAGCAGGTGGCGTCGGGCACCTCGCTGCGGCTGCGGGTGAACGTCTCCGCGGCCCGCCGCCCGATCGCGTCGAGGGGGACGATGGTGGCGTCGGACTCGGCGGGCTGCGGCGCGGGGGCCGGCGTGCCTTCGACGGCGGCCTCGACATCGCGGCGCATGATCAACCCGCCCGGGCCGCTGCCGGTCACCACCTGCAGGTCGACGCCGTGGTCGCGGGCGAGGCGACGCACGAGGGGGGACACGACCGCGACCGCGGTCCGCGCGGCCGATCCCGAGGGCTCGGCCGAGCCGGCCACCCCCGCGGACCCGCCAGATCCCACGGACCCGGCCGATCCGGCCGATCCGGGCCGCCCGGATGATCGCGACGGTCCGGAGGGCATCGCCGGGCGCGGCGTCGGGATGGTGCCGACCCGCCGGCGGCGGGGCCGGACCGGCTCGGTGCTGACGCCATAGCCGACGAGGATGTTTCCCGACCCCGACCCCGATCCCGACCCGGACCCGGACCTCGGACCGGAGCCCGATCCGGAGCTGGCGGTGGAACCCGGGGCC from Frankia alni ACN14a harbors:
- the pheA gene encoding prephenate dehydratase; the protein is MPAQARYTYLGPEGTFSEAALQTLPEAATGELVPSASVTAALDAVRSGDAAGALVPIENSVEGAVTTTLDELATGSPLMIYREVLLPISFALLVRPGTTLEDVKTVTGHPVAQAQVRRWLAANLPHAEWESAASNAEGARLVRDGRFDCAFAGEFAGRLYGLEALVTDINDAADATTRFVLLGRPGRIAAPTRADKTSAVAWLAENHPGALLELLQQWAVRGVNLMRIESRPTGEGLGQYCFSLDAEGHASDRRVGEALMGLYRICPKVRFLGSYPRADGLAPSVRSQESDREFTAAADWLTRCLDGHGDEREP
- a CDS encoding dihydrolipoamide acetyltransferase family protein, which produces MAAVRAFALPDLGEGLTSAEVVRWFVDVGDVITVDQPVAEVETAKAVVEVPCPYAGVVTSLAGPAGTGVPVGAALITVAVDDSATAPSAPGSTASSGSGSGPRSGSGSGSGSGSGNILVGYGVSTEPVRPRRRRVGTIPTPRPAMPSGPSRSSGRPGSAGSAGSVGSGGSAGVAGSAEPSGSAARTAVAVVSPLVRRLARDHGVDLQVVTGSGPGGLIMRRDVEAAVEGTPAPAPQPAESDATIVPLDAIGRRAAETFTRSRSEVPDATCWVDADATGLLAARDTLNAGGAEPRIGLLALLARVCVAALLRAPELNSSVVTDSDGRATGVRRHGGVHLGFAAQTPRGLAVPVVHHAEDMTTARLSAELTRLTAAARGGRLTPAELTGGTFTLNNYGVFGVDGSTPIIAHPQVAMLGVGRIVPRPWAVDGALAVRSVVQLSFTFDHRVCDGATAGAFLRFVADAVEDPTALLRHL